From Cygnus atratus isolate AKBS03 ecotype Queensland, Australia chromosome 1, CAtr_DNAZoo_HiC_assembly, whole genome shotgun sequence, the proteins below share one genomic window:
- the PARVG gene encoding gamma-parvin, whose amino-acid sequence MDPDILNVFTQPAALNQFLVENVITPGEKKKLIKPTASNNPKLEELKLLLIDWINTTLKQEHIVVKSLEEDLYDGLVLHHLLEKLGSLKLDVDKIALTEKKQRQKLSVILEAMDKCLQLDESQLKWSVESILTKDLLSTLHLLVTIAKHFQPSLAIPPNVQVETIIIENTSEGLRMTSAVEYITGSKENLEEQSTDDAFDELFSRAPDRLDDVKKVFLQFVNQHVGKLGLNVKDMESQFADGVILLLLIGQLEGYFLNLRDFFLTPASTTEMLHNVNLALDLLTDGGLLNFSVNSEDIVKGDMKSTMRILYCLYSKYKTKET is encoded by the exons ATGGATCCAGACATCTTAAATGTGTTTACACAGCCTGCTGCCCTTAATCAGTTCCTTGTTGAGAATGTCATCACTCCAG gagagaagaagaaacttATAAAACCCACTGCAAGCAACAATCCCAAATTGGAGGAGTTAAAACTG TTATTGATTGACTGGATTAACACAACTCTGAAACAGGAGCACATAGTAGTTAAAAGTCTGGAAGAAGATCTGTACGATGGGCTGGTACTTCATCATCTCTTGG AAAAACTAGGATCTCTCAAGCTGGATGTTGACAAGATCgcattaacagaaaaaaaacagcgGCAGAAACTCTCTGTGATTCTGGAAGCTATGGATAAGTGTTTGCAACTGGATGAAAGTCAGCTGAAATGGAGTGTGGAAT CTATCTTAACAAAGGACTTACTGAGCACCCTGCATCTTCTGGTCACAATAGCAAAGCACTTCCAACCCAGTCTGGCTATTCCTCCAAATGTTCAAGTGGAAACAATCATCATTGAG AACACCTCCGAAGGATTAAGGATGACAAGTGCAGTGGAATATATCACAGGAAGCAA AGAGAATTTAGAAGAGCAGTCAA CGGATGATGCCTTTGATGAATTATTTAGCCGTGCTCCAGATAGACTGGATGATGTAAAAaag gtaTTTTTGCAATTCGTCAACCAGCATGTTGGAAAATTAGGATTAAATGTGAAAGACATGGAATCTCAG TTTGCAGATGGAGTTATCTTACTTCTGTTAATTGGACAACTGGAGGGTTACTTTCTGAATTTAAGGGATTTCTTCCTGACTCCAGCCAGCACCACAGAGATG CTTCACAACGTTAACCTTGCATTGGATTTGCTGACAGATGGAGGTCTTCtaaatttttctgtgaactCTGAAG ATATTGTGAAAGGAGATATGAAGTCTACAATGAGGATTCTGTATTGCTTGTATTCCAAATACAAGACTAAAGAAACATGA